The Agrobacterium larrymoorei sequence TCGTTTTCACACCGGGCTTGTGATCGGCCACGTAGTCGATGGTGACCGTCTTCTTCTTGCTGGAAATCTGCCGCGAGATTTCGACAAGGCCGTTGAGCAGTACCTCGAGATCCACCGGCGAGGAATCGGCACGCGCCAGTTCCGCATCAAGACGCGAGGCATCGGAAATGTCGCTGATCAGGCGGTCGAGACGGCGCACGTCGTGGAAAATGATTTCGGTAAGACGCTGCTTGGATTCGTCCGTCTTCGCGCGCGGCAGAGTTTCGACGGCGCTGCGCAGGGAGGTGAGCGGGTTCTTCAACTCGTGGCTGACATCCGCCGCAAAACTCTCGATCGCGTCGATCCTGTCGTAAAGCGCATTGGTCATCTCGCGAAGGGCAATCGAGAGGTTGCCGATCTCATCCTGACGGGCGGAGAAGTCCGGAATTTCCTCGCGTGCCTTGGCACCCCGGCGCACGCGGATGGCAGCGGCCGAGAGACGGCGAAGCGGTGTGGCGATGGTGGACGAAAGAAGCAGCGACAGAACGATGTTCACCAGCGTCGCAATGCCGAAGACGCGCATGATCGCCAGTCGCTCGGCATGGACGATCTTGTCGATATCGCCCGCCTGTGTGGACAGAAGCAGGACACCCAGCACGGCGCGGAAACGCTGGACCGGAACGGCCACCGAAACAATCAGCTCACCTTTTTCGGTGACGCGCACGACAGCGCCGCGAACACCCGTCAGTGCATTCATCACTTCCGGATAGATCGATCCGTCACCGCCAGGCGTTTCTTTGTAAAGAGGCAGGCTACTTGGCTGCAGCATACGGTTGAACAGACTGGCGAACCATTCGCTCCAGGTCTGGGTCTCAGGGGTCACCGGCGGCAGGTCGTAGCGTAGCACCTGACCGCGCGAATAGAGGTGGCGCGAATCGAGAAGCAGGTTCGCATCCGCGTCGAAGAGGCGGGCGCGGGTGCGGGTCGGCGAAATCAGCCGACGTAAAACCGGCGCAACTCGCTCGGGATTGATCGGAAAGCTCAAGTCCTCATCATTCGGCACCGGCGTGATGCTTTGACCCGCCTGCAATTCCAGCAGCTTTTCCGGATTGATCGTAATCGAATTGGTATCCACCGACGCCGAGGCGGAGATCGCACCGGCGATGATTTCGCCCTGTGTCAGCAGGCTTTCCACCCGCGCATCGATCAGCCCTTCGCGAAACTGGTTGAGGTAGAGAATACCACCGACCAGCACGACGGTCGCGGCGACATTGAAGAAAAGAATGCGGCGCGTAAGGCTGGAGAAGACGGCGTTGCCGAAAATCCGCCGGATGATCGTCAACGGATGAATCCGGTGCCGCCGACCGCTCTCACGATCGTCGGCATCGGATGTCTCCGATGCGCTATCCTGCGTCTTGTTCAACACGTGCGTTCCTCAGCCCCGATAGTGGAATGAATTTGACATTTGATAGCATGTGCGGCGATCTTGAGGATCAAATGTCAAAATCAGACCACTAGTGCGGCGTCATTCTCCGGCCTTAAGCCGCTTCGCGGAAGCGATAGCCCACGCCATAGAGCGTTTCAATCATGTCGAAGTCATTGTCGACCAGCTTGAATTTCTTGCGCAGGCGCTTGATGTGGCTATCGATGGTACGGTCGTCGACATAGACCTGCTCGTCATAGGCGGCATCCATCAGCGCATCGCGGCTCTTGACGACGCCTGGGCGCTGCGCCAGCGAATGCAGGATGAGGAATTCCGTCACGGTCAGCGTCACCGGCTCGCCCTTCCAGGTGCAGGTGTGGCGTTCCTGGTCCATGGCGAGCTGGCCGCGCTCTAGCGTTCTCGCCGCCTGATCGGCGGCGGTCTTCATCGGGCTTACACCGGTCGCTGCTGCTTCTCGGCTGCTCGCGCGGCGCAGGATCGCTTTGACGCGCTCCACGAGAAGGCGCTGCGAAAACGGCTTGGTGATGAAATCGTCGGCCCCCATCTTCAAGCCGAACAGCTCGTCGATTTCCTCATCCTTGGAGGTCAGGAAGATGACGGGAAGATCCGACTTTTGCCTGAGACGGCGCAAGAGCTCCATGCCATCCATGCGCGGCATCTTGATATCGAAAATCGCCAGTTGAGGCGGGCGCGCAATCAGCCCGTCAAGGGCGGAAGCGCCATCGGTATACGTTTCGACCTTATAGCCTTCCGCTTCGAGCGCGATCGACACCGATGTCAGGATATTACGGTCGTCGTCTACAAGCGCAATCGTCTGCATAAAATTGGTCTCCATCGTCATTGCAATCTCTGCTCCCGACATTCACCCAGCCTAGGTTGTGCGCCGTGAACACGTCTCATGAGTATAAAGGTGGAACAAATTGTGGCAAAGGCCAATCCCCCGAGAAAGCTCAGCTTTGCAGGATGATTTTCCAGAGGGAGGCATTAGCTGGGATTTGCGAGCCAACTAAACCGATTTAAAAAGGAATAAAATCTTTTAAATCGATTAATATATTGAAATTGTTAGATATTTTTGGATTAGCATCTTGCCATTTCCCGTCCTTGCCGGTAGCTTCGCTGAAAATTTACACGGCCCGCATTCAGAAAAAGGGAACGCGCCATGAAAGAACTCGGAGTACACAATCCAGAAAACGGTGTGTCTGCACTTGGTCTGGGCGACGCCGCTGTCGTGCATTACAACCTCATCGAGAGTGAGCTGTACGAAGAATCGATCCGCAACGGCGAGGCGGACTTGACCGTCGATGGCGCGCTGCGTGCCGTTACCGGTCAACACACCGGCCGTTCTCCGAAGGACAAATTCGTGGTGCGCGATGCCAACACGGAAAACACCATCTGGTGGGACAACAACAAGCCGCTGTCGCCGGAGCATTTCGAAATCCTGCACAAGGACATGCTCGCGCATGCGGCTGGCAAGACGCTCTACGTTCAGGATCTCGTCGGCGGTGCCGATGAAGAAAACGCATTGCCGACACGCGTCGTTACCGAGCTTGCCTGGCACGGCCTCTTCATCCGTAACCTGCTGATCCGCCCCGCGCGTGAGAAGCTTGGCTCCTTCAAGCAGAAGCTCACCATCATCAACCTGCCGAGCTTCAAGGCCGATCCTGCCCGTCACGGTGTGCGCACCGAAACGGTGATCGCCTGCGACCTGACCAAGGGCATCGTTCTCATCGGCGGCACATCCTATGCCGGCGAAAACAAGAAATCGGTCTTCACCGTTCTCAACTACCTGCTGCCTGCCAAGGGCGTCATGCCGATGCACTGCTCCGCCAATGTCGGCCCGGATGGTGATGCCGCTGTGTTCTTCGGCCTGTCGGGCACCGGCAAGACAACACTGTCGGCCGATCCAGCCCGCACGCTGATCGGTGACGATGAGCATGGCTGGGGCGAAGACGGCATCTTCAATTTCGAAGGCGGCTGCTACGCCAAGGCGATCAAGCTCTCTGCCGAGGCCGAGCCGGAAATCTACGCGGCAACGCGCCGCTTTGGCACGGTTCTGGAAAACGTCGTTCTCGACGAAAACCGTGTTCCGGACTTCAACGACAATTCGCTGACGGAAAACACGCGTAGCGCCTATCCGCTGCACTTCATTCCCAACGCCTCGAAGACCGGCCTTGCCGGTCATCCGAAGACGATCATAATGCTGACCGCCGATGCCTTCGGTGTGCTGCCGCCGATCGCGCGTCTGACACCGGAACAGGCCATGTACCACTTCCTCTCCGGCTACACCGCCAAGGTTGCCGGTACGGAAAAGGGCGTGACCGAACCGGAAGCCACCTTCTCGACCTGCTTTGGTGCTCCGTTCATGCCGCGTCATCCGACGGAATACGGCAACCTGCTGCGTGATCTGATTGCGCAGCACGGCGTGGATTGCTGGTTGGTCAACACCGGCTGGACCGGTGGTGCCTACGGCATAGGCAAGCGCATGCCGATCAAGGCAACGCGCGCGCTTCTCACCGCTGCACTGACCGGCGAGCTGAAGAACGCCCAGTTCCGCACCGACGCGAATTTCGGCTTTGCCGTACCGACTTCGCTTGAAGGTATCGACAACAGCATTCTCGACCCGCGCTCGACGTGGGCCGATGGCACCGCCTACGATGCGCAGGCCAAGAAGCTGGTCAACATGTTCGTCACCAACTTCACCAAGTTCGAAGATCATGTCGACAGCACTGTGCGTGACGCGGCCCCTGGCCTGCTGGCGGCAGCCGAGTAAGAGCTCGATTTCTTCACGATACGAACCCGGCCTTGCGCCGGGTTTTTCGTTTGATGCTCTATATGATCATTCTGCTGCTTGAAGTCGGCCTGATGGTTTTCATTATCTTGGATCTGTGGCATCACGCCTGCCGGAGAATGACATGGCAAGCGCGCCCCTTTACATCAGCAGCAGAATAATAATTGCCGGATGGGAACTGACGGAGCAATTCGTGCTGGCTGGCGGCCCGGGTGGCCAGAACGTCAACAAGGTCTCCACTGCGGTTCAACTCTTCTTCAATATCACGGCTTCTCCGGCGCTGTCGGACCGGATCAAGACCAATCTCGTGAAGCTTGGTGGACGGCGCGTCTCGAAAGAAGGCGTGTTGATGATCGAGGCCAGCCAGTTCCGCACTCAGGAGCGGAACCGGGAAGATGCGCGGGAGCGTCTGAAGGAACTGATCCTCAAGGCAGCCGAGCCACCGCCGCCGCCGCGTAAGGCCACCAAGCCGACGAAGGGTTCGGTCGAGCGCAGGTTGAAAGCGAAATCAGGCCGGTCTGATATCAAGAAGATGCGCGGCAAGCCCGGGCAGGATTAGCCATCCCGAACAGATACGAGACGGCCCGATCCCGTCGGAAACAAAGACCTAAAGCTTTCTCAACGCCACCATATCGATCAGATGGTTCTGGCCTTTCCGCAAGATGAGGTCAGCGCGCGGGCGCGTGGGCACGATATTCTCGCGCAGGTTCTTGAGGTTGATATTTTCCCAAAGCCCTTCTGCAATCGCCAGCGCTGCCGTTTCCGAAATCGACGCATAGCGATTGAAGTAGGATGTCGGATCGCGAAAGGCGGTGTTGCGCAGGTTCATGAAGCGGTTGACGTACCAGTTATGGATGACCTTTTCGTCTGCATCGATATAGATCGAGAAGTCAAAGAAGTCCGAGACCATCGGCACGATACGACCGCCTGCCGGCAGGTTGCGCGCCTGCAGCACGTTGATGCCTTCGAAAATCAGGATGTCCGGCCGGTCGACATTGGTGAACTCGGTTGGCAGCACGTCATAGACCAGATGCGAGTAACGCGGCGCCTGGACATTCGGCTGGCCGGCCTTGATGGCGGAAAGAAAGCGAAGCAGCGCGCCAATGTCATAGCTTTCGGGAAAGCCCTTGCGATCCATCAGATTTTCGCGCCGCAGCACCTCGTTCGGATAGAGAAAGCCGTCCGTGGTGATCAGATCGACCTTCGGACTGGAGGGCCAGCGCGCCAGAAGCTCTTTCAGAATACGGGCGGTGGTGGATTTGCCCACTGCAACCGAGCCTGCGATGCCGATGACGAAGGGCGTCTTGTTGACGTGCTCCATATTGAGGAAGCGATTGCGCTGCGCGAAGAGCAGTTGCGACGCTTCCACATGCGAGGAAAGAAGACGTGAGAGCGATAGATAGATCCGCCGGACCTCATCGAGATCAATCGGGTCATCCAGTGAGCGCAGGCGCTTCACCTCGTCGGCGGAGAGCGTCAAAGGCGTGTCGGCGCGAAATTTCGACCATTCTTCCGAGCTGAAGAAGTGATAGGGCGAATACTCATCCGGTCTGAAATGATCGAGTGTCGTTGGCATGCCTTGCTCCCCCCTGCGTGCCATCGTCGTCATGATTGAGGCCTTGATGCCTTTTCCTGCAATCCGGACTGACCTGTCCGTCTCTCCAACTCCGCAAACACATCGGAGAGAGGGATATCGGCGATCTTGAGGACCACGAGAAGATGGTAAAGCAGATCGGCTGCCTCATCCGTCAGGTTTTTGCGATCCTGTGAGATGGCCGCGATGACCGTTTCGACCGCTTCTTCGCCGAGCTTCTTGGCGGCCTTGTTCTGACCGGCGGCAAAAAGCTTGGCCGTCCAGGATTGATCAGGCGATGCGCTGGCGCGTTCGGCAACGATGCGCTCGAGATCGGAAAGGGAAAACCCGCTCATGCTGCTTGTCCTTTGAAAGATCAGTCGAGACGCATGGCAATGCCATGATCGGCCATATAGGCCTTGGCTTGCCCGATCGTATAGGTGCCAAAGTGGAAGATCGACGCCGCCAGAACCGCCGTCGCATGGCCTTCCTTCACGCCCGCCACCAGATCATCCAGATTACCGACACCGCCGGAAGCGATAACCGGAACACGAACCTGATCGGCAATCGTGCGGGTCAGCGCGATGTCGTAGCCGCTCTTCGTGCCGTCGCGGTCCATAGAGGTGATCAGCAACTCGCCGGCGCCGCGCTCCACCATCTTCACGGCAAATTCCACCGCATCGATTCCCGTGGGCTGGCGTCCGCCATGGGTAAAGATTTCCCAGCGATCGGCCTCGCCGTTGCTCGACACCTTCTTGGCGTCGATGGAGACGACGATGCACTGATTGCCGAACTTATCCGCCGCCTGCGCGACGAAATCCGGGTCTTTGACCGCAGCCGAGTTGATCGACACCTTGTCGGCACCGCAAAGCAGAAGCTTGCGAATATCGGACACGGCACGAACGCCGCCACCCACCGTCACCGGCATGAAGCAATGGTCGGCTGTGCGCGAGACCACATCGAAGATGGTTTCGCGATTGTCGGAAGACGCAGTGATGTCGAGAAAGCAAAGCTCATCGGCACCGGCCGCATCATAGGCTTTCGCCGCCTCGACAGGATCGCCCGCATCGATCAGATCGACGAAGTTCACGCCCTTGACGACGCGACCGTCCTTTACATCAAGGCAGGGGATAATGCGTGCTTTGAGTGTCATGCCTTCGCCCCCTTGATCAGCGCCAGTGCTTCCGCCGGATCGATACGCCCGTCATACAGCGCGCGCCCTGAGATTGCACCTTCCAGCTTCGCGGCATCCGGCTCGAGCATGCGCTTGATATCGTCCATCGAAGCAAGCCCGCCGGATGCGATCACCGGAATAGAAACCGCATTGGCAAGCTCAAGCGTCGAGGCCCAGTTGATCCCGGCCAGAATGCCGTCACGGTCGATATCGGTGTAGATGATCGCCGCCACGCCTGCGCCTTCGAAGCGCTTGGCAAGCTCGATCACACCAAGCTCGGAAGCCTCCGCCCAGCCTTCCACCGCAACCTTGCCACCCTTGGCGTCGATGCCCACGGCAACCTGGCCGGGGAAGCGCTTGCAGGCTTCCAGAACCAGAACCGGATCGCGCACCGCAACGGTACCGAGAATGACGCGAGCGAGACCGCGGCTCAGCCATGCTTCGATATGCTCCAGCGTGCGAATACCGCCGCCGAGCTGCACCGGGTTCTTGGTGGATTTCAAAATGGCATCGACAGCTTCGCCATTGACGGTCTGTCCGGCGAAAGCGCCGTTCAGATCCACCACATGCAGCCATTCGAAGCCCTGGTCTTCAAAGGCTTTGGCTTGCGCACCGGGATCGGTGTTGTAGACGGTGGCCTGGTCCATATCGCCAAGCTTCAGGCGAACGCACTGGCCGTCCTTGAGGTCAATTGCGGGAAAAAGGATCATGTCAGGGCTTCCAGCGCAGAAAATTCGAAATGAGGGCAAGGCCGAGCGTCTGGCTCTTTTCCGGATGGAACTGAGCCCCAGCCATATTGTCGCGCCCAACGAAGGCCGTCATCGCTCCACCGTAATTGGTGGTGGCGATGACTTCGTCGCGATGCTTCGCCGCCAGATGGTAGGAGTGGACGAAATAGGCGTGCAAGCCATCGGGCCCGGTCTTGATGCCATCGAAGAGCGGGTGAGGGCGGTGCAATTCCAGCGTATTCCAGCCGATCTGCGGAATTTTGAGAGCCGGGTCCGATGGGGTCATCTCCACGACATCGCCTTCGATCCAGCCAAGCCCCTCGGTCACAGTCTTTTCAAGGCCACGCGAGGACATGAGCTGCATGCCCACACAGACGCCGAGGAAGGGATGGCCCTTCTTCTCCACCACGTCGATCAGCGCCTCATGCATGCCTGTCACCGCACCCAATCCAGCACGGCAATCGGCATAGGCACCGACGCCCGGCAGCACGATGCGGTCTGCCGATGCTACGCTTTCAGGCCGGTCGGTCAGATCGATCGTCGCGTCGATGCCGGCTTCCCGTGCCGCACGCTCGAACGCCTTGGTCGCGGACCGAAGGTTGCCGGAGCCGTAGTCGATAATTGCCACACGCATGTCAGCGCCTTCCATTCAAATCGAATTGGAACGAACCAGCCGGATCGTTCGTCATGAAGCCACCCGCCGCTTCGCGCACTTTCCATTCAGGTTTGGAGACCGAACTCTGTAACGGATGCTCATCTTCGGGGAGGTTCGAAAAATAGATCTCTTCCGCTGTCGAACGATCATGTGAGACGATCACGTCCTTCAGCGTCCAGCCCTTGGCAATCAAATGACGCTGAAGCAGGTTGCGACCTTCGAATCCGGCTATCAGTCCAACAGCCGCGGCAAAAAGAAGCCCGGTGATGCCGAAACCATCAAGGCGCGAGACCTGACCGGCTGCAACCTGCAAGATGACGATCGAGGCGGCCATCCACCACATGCGATGAATGGCAAACCAGAGCCATGGGAAAAACAGAGCAAGCCACGAAAATCTGTCCGCGATGAAGCGTGTGGTGCGATGATCCCTGTCGGGCCCGCCCGGTGCTTCCAGAACAAGATAAGATGTCATTGGCGTTCCTGACGACGTTCAGAGCAGTGCCGCTGTCGGGTGCTCTTCATGTTTCACCGGGTCAGGCCAGCATACCCTTCGTTGAAGGAATGCGACCTGCCTGCCTGGGATCGATTTCAGTGGCGCTGCGCAAGACGCGCGCAACCGCCTTGAAGCACGTCTCGGCGATATGGTGGTTGTTGGCGCCGTAGTGGTTGAGAATATGCAGCGTGATCCCGGCATTCTGCGCCAGCGCCTGGAAGAACTCGCGCACCAGCTCGGTATCGAATGTACCGATCTTCGGTGCGGAGAACTGCACGTTCCAGACCAGGAAGGGGCGGCCGGAAATATCGACGGCGGCCTTCGTCATCGTCTCGTCCATGGCAAGATCGAGCGAGGCATAGCGCGTGATGCCCTTGCGGTCGCCCAGGGCTTTGGCAATGGCCTGGCCGATGGCAATCCCTGTATCTTCCACGGTGTGATGATCGTCGATGTGAAGGTCGCCCTTCACGTCGATCTCCATGTCAATCAGGGAATGGCGGCTCAGCTGGTCCAGCATATGGTCGAAAAATCCGACGCCTGTCGAGATTTTTGCCGTACCGGTTCCATCGATATTCACGCGGACCGAGACGGAGGTCTCGTTGGTCTTGCGGGAAATCTCGGCTGTGCGCTCTGCCATTGCGGCTGCTCCTTGGACAATCTGGCCGTTCCTTACCAGCCCGCACCTCAAATATCCAGTCATTCCATCGTCTTGTAAGTGCCACCCGGTTGCTACGGTTAAGCAAGATTGCAATCGGCAAAACGGGACTTACATAATTTGCGAAAAGGACCGCAGCTCATGAGTGGTCCGATAGAGTAGATACAAGGCCCAGATGGGCAGACAGGTGCTTTATGACCACAATCATTACAGTGAGAAAGGGCGGCAAGGTCGTCATGGCCGGCGACGGACAGGTCAGCCTCGGCCAGACGGTGATGAAGGGCAATGCCCGGAAGGTGCGTCGCATCGGCAAGGGCGAGGTGATCGCCGGT is a genomic window containing:
- a CDS encoding stimulus-sensing domain-containing protein: MNKTQDSASETSDADDRESGRRHRIHPLTIIRRIFGNAVFSSLTRRILFFNVAATVVLVGGILYLNQFREGLIDARVESLLTQGEIIAGAISASASVDTNSITINPEKLLELQAGQSITPVPNDEDLSFPINPERVAPVLRRLISPTRTRARLFDADANLLLDSRHLYSRGQVLRYDLPPVTPETQTWSEWFASLFNRMLQPSSLPLYKETPGGDGSIYPEVMNALTGVRGAVVRVTEKGELIVSVAVPVQRFRAVLGVLLLSTQAGDIDKIVHAERLAIMRVFGIATLVNIVLSLLLSSTIATPLRRLSAAAIRVRRGAKAREEIPDFSARQDEIGNLSIALREMTNALYDRIDAIESFAADVSHELKNPLTSLRSAVETLPRAKTDESKQRLTEIIFHDVRRLDRLISDISDASRLDAELARADSSPVDLEVLLNGLVEISRQISSKKKTVTIDYVADHKPGVKTSYVVNGHDLRLGQIVTNLIENARSFVSQDGGRIFVHLLRHKDRCLIRVEDNGPGIQAEDIDRIFERFYTDRPASEGFGQNSGLGLSISRQIAEAHGGTLKAENIIDKYGVISGARFTLSLPAAHTHER
- the chvI gene encoding two-component system response regulator ChvI, which produces MQTIALVDDDRNILTSVSIALEAEGYKVETYTDGASALDGLIARPPQLAIFDIKMPRMDGMELLRRLRQKSDLPVIFLTSKDEEIDELFGLKMGADDFITKPFSQRLLVERVKAILRRASSREAAATGVSPMKTAADQAARTLERGQLAMDQERHTCTWKGEPVTLTVTEFLILHSLAQRPGVVKSRDALMDAAYDEQVYVDDRTIDSHIKRLRKKFKLVDNDFDMIETLYGVGYRFREAA
- a CDS encoding phosphoenolpyruvate carboxykinase — translated: MKELGVHNPENGVSALGLGDAAVVHYNLIESELYEESIRNGEADLTVDGALRAVTGQHTGRSPKDKFVVRDANTENTIWWDNNKPLSPEHFEILHKDMLAHAAGKTLYVQDLVGGADEENALPTRVVTELAWHGLFIRNLLIRPAREKLGSFKQKLTIINLPSFKADPARHGVRTETVIACDLTKGIVLIGGTSYAGENKKSVFTVLNYLLPAKGVMPMHCSANVGPDGDAAVFFGLSGTGKTTLSADPARTLIGDDEHGWGEDGIFNFEGGCYAKAIKLSAEAEPEIYAATRRFGTVLENVVLDENRVPDFNDNSLTENTRSAYPLHFIPNASKTGLAGHPKTIIMLTADAFGVLPPIARLTPEQAMYHFLSGYTAKVAGTEKGVTEPEATFSTCFGAPFMPRHPTEYGNLLRDLIAQHGVDCWLVNTGWTGGAYGIGKRMPIKATRALLTAALTGELKNAQFRTDANFGFAVPTSLEGIDNSILDPRSTWADGTAYDAQAKKLVNMFVTNFTKFEDHVDSTVRDAAPGLLAAAE
- the arfB gene encoding alternative ribosome rescue aminoacyl-tRNA hydrolase ArfB produces the protein MASAPLYISSRIIIAGWELTEQFVLAGGPGGQNVNKVSTAVQLFFNITASPALSDRIKTNLVKLGGRRVSKEGVLMIEASQFRTQERNREDARERLKELILKAAEPPPPPRKATKPTKGSVERRLKAKSGRSDIKKMRGKPGQD
- the coaA gene encoding type I pantothenate kinase → MARRGEQGMPTTLDHFRPDEYSPYHFFSSEEWSKFRADTPLTLSADEVKRLRSLDDPIDLDEVRRIYLSLSRLLSSHVEASQLLFAQRNRFLNMEHVNKTPFVIGIAGSVAVGKSTTARILKELLARWPSSPKVDLITTDGFLYPNEVLRRENLMDRKGFPESYDIGALLRFLSAIKAGQPNVQAPRYSHLVYDVLPTEFTNVDRPDILIFEGINVLQARNLPAGGRIVPMVSDFFDFSIYIDADEKVIHNWYVNRFMNLRNTAFRDPTSYFNRYASISETAALAIAEGLWENINLKNLRENIVPTRPRADLILRKGQNHLIDMVALRKL
- a CDS encoding phosphoribosyl-ATP diphosphatase, with translation MSGFSLSDLERIVAERASASPDQSWTAKLFAAGQNKAAKKLGEEAVETVIAAISQDRKNLTDEAADLLYHLLVVLKIADIPLSDVFAELERRTGQSGLQEKASRPQS
- the hisF gene encoding imidazole glycerol phosphate synthase subunit HisF; this translates as MTLKARIIPCLDVKDGRVVKGVNFVDLIDAGDPVEAAKAYDAAGADELCFLDITASSDNRETIFDVVSRTADHCFMPVTVGGGVRAVSDIRKLLLCGADKVSINSAAVKDPDFVAQAADKFGNQCIVVSIDAKKVSSNGEADRWEIFTHGGRQPTGIDAVEFAVKMVERGAGELLITSMDRDGTKSGYDIALTRTIADQVRVPVIASGGVGNLDDLVAGVKEGHATAVLAASIFHFGTYTIGQAKAYMADHGIAMRLD
- the hisA gene encoding 1-(5-phosphoribosyl)-5-[(5-phosphoribosylamino)methylideneamino]imidazole-4-carboxamide isomerase, with the protein product MILFPAIDLKDGQCVRLKLGDMDQATVYNTDPGAQAKAFEDQGFEWLHVVDLNGAFAGQTVNGEAVDAILKSTKNPVQLGGGIRTLEHIEAWLSRGLARVILGTVAVRDPVLVLEACKRFPGQVAVGIDAKGGKVAVEGWAEASELGVIELAKRFEGAGVAAIIYTDIDRDGILAGINWASTLELANAVSIPVIASGGLASMDDIKRMLEPDAAKLEGAISGRALYDGRIDPAEALALIKGAKA
- the hisH gene encoding imidazole glycerol phosphate synthase subunit HisH: MRVAIIDYGSGNLRSATKAFERAAREAGIDATIDLTDRPESVASADRIVLPGVGAYADCRAGLGAVTGMHEALIDVVEKKGHPFLGVCVGMQLMSSRGLEKTVTEGLGWIEGDVVEMTPSDPALKIPQIGWNTLELHRPHPLFDGIKTGPDGLHAYFVHSYHLAAKHRDEVIATTNYGGAMTAFVGRDNMAGAQFHPEKSQTLGLALISNFLRWKP
- a CDS encoding DUF2628 domain-containing protein, whose amino-acid sequence is MTSYLVLEAPGGPDRDHRTTRFIADRFSWLALFFPWLWFAIHRMWWMAASIVILQVAAGQVSRLDGFGITGLLFAAAVGLIAGFEGRNLLQRHLIAKGWTLKDVIVSHDRSTAEEIYFSNLPEDEHPLQSSVSKPEWKVREAAGGFMTNDPAGSFQFDLNGRR
- the hisB gene encoding imidazoleglycerol-phosphate dehydratase HisB, whose protein sequence is MAERTAEISRKTNETSVSVRVNIDGTGTAKISTGVGFFDHMLDQLSRHSLIDMEIDVKGDLHIDDHHTVEDTGIAIGQAIAKALGDRKGITRYASLDLAMDETMTKAAVDISGRPFLVWNVQFSAPKIGTFDTELVREFFQALAQNAGITLHILNHYGANNHHIAETCFKAVARVLRSATEIDPRQAGRIPSTKGMLA